The following proteins are co-located in the Eleginops maclovinus isolate JMC-PN-2008 ecotype Puerto Natales chromosome 1, JC_Emac_rtc_rv5, whole genome shotgun sequence genome:
- the suv39h1b gene encoding histone-lysine N-methyltransferase SUV39H1b isoform X1: MLFLHFGGCVENMAEYLKGCSVSCKMSWEDLEALCHREKLSCKQLGVNRANPKVYDVEFICDYKKTKQEEFYLLKWKGFPESDNSWEPKRNLKCPKLIKQFHLDLDQQLRRQKRRCIPKKLDKEISLFLVQKAKLRQRLQRWEAHLNQTRNHPGRIFVTNEVDLEGPPKNFTYINNYKVGQGIVLDEMAVGCECKNCLEEPINGCCPGASLHRMAYNEKGQVRIRPGQPIYECNSQCRCSSDCPNRVVQKGIQVDLCIFKTENGRGWGVRTLQHIKKNTFIMEYVGEIITNEEAERRGHVYDCQGSTYLFDLDYVEDVYTVDAAHQGNISHFVNHSCNPNLQVFNVFINNIDERLPRIALFSTRAIRSGEELTFDYKMQIDPMDTESTKMDSSFSLAGLPGSPKKRIRVECRCGSDSCRKYLF, translated from the exons ATGTTGTTTCTCCATTTTGGCGGCTGTGTGGAAAACATGGCGGAATATTTGAAAG gttgCAGTGTGTCCTGCAAGATGTCCTGGGAGGATCTGGAGGCTCTGTGCCACAGAGAGAAGCTGTCCTGCAAACAGCTGGGGGTGAACCGAGCCAACCCCAAAGTCTATGATGTGGAATTCATCTGCGACTACAAGAAGACTAAG CAGGAGGAGTTCTACCTGTTGAAGTGGAAGGGCTTCCCAGAGTCTGATAACAGCTGGGAACCCAAGAGGAACCTTAAATGCCCCAAACTGATAAAGCAGTTCCACCTGGACCTGGATCAGCAGCTGAGGCGCCAAAAGAGACGCTGCATCCCGAAAAAACTTGATAAGGAAATTTCCTTGTTCCTGGTCCAAAAGGCCAAGCTCCGTCAGCGTCTGCAGCGCTGGGAGGCCCATCTGAACCAGACTCGCAACCACCCGGGCCGTATTTTTGTTACAAACGAAGTGGACCTTGAGGGCCCTCCAAAGAACTTCACCTACATCAACAACTACAAAGTAGGCCAAGGGATTGTGTTAGATGAGATGGCGGTGGGCTGTGAGTGTAAAAACTGTTTGGAGGAGCCAATAAACGGCTGCTGCCCCGGGGCCTCGCTGCACCGCATGGCCTACAATGAGAAGGGCCAGGTCCGGATCCGACCGGGACAGCCCATATACGAGTGTAACTCCCAGTGCCGCTGCAGCTCTGATTGTCCAAACAGAGTGGTGCAGAAGGGCATCCAGGTTGACCTGTGCATCTTTAAGACGGAGAATGGCCGGGGCTGGGGGGTGCGCACACTGCAGCACATCAAGAAGAACACCTTCATCATGGAATACGTGGGGGAG ATCATCACGAATGAGGAAGCCGAGAGGAGGGGTCATGTGTACGACTGCCAGGGCTCCACGTACCTGTTTGACCTGGACTATGTGGAGGACGTGTACACAGTGGACGCCGCTCACCAAGGCAACATCTCCCACTTTGTCAACCACAGC TGTAACCCCAACCTGCAGgtatttaatgtgttcatcaacAACATCGATGAGAGGCTCCCAAGAATTGCTTTATTCTCAACACGAGCGATCCGGAGCGGAGAGGAGCTCACATTTGACTACAAGATGCAGA TTGACCCGATGGACACGGAGAGTACCAAGATGGACTCCAGCTTCAGCCTGGCGGGGCTCCCCGGCTCCCCGAAGAAGAGGATCCGAGTGGAGTGTCGCTGTGGATCGGACTCGTGTCGAAAATACCTGTTCTGA
- the suv39h1b gene encoding histone-lysine N-methyltransferase SUV39H1b isoform X4, translating to MSWEDLEALCHREKLSCKQLGVNRANPKVYDVEFICDYKKTKQEEFYLLKWKGFPESDNSWEPKRNLKCPKLIKQFHLDLDQQLRRQKRRCIPKKLDKEISLFLVQKAKLRQRLQRWEAHLNQTRNHPGRIFVTNEVDLEGPPKNFTYINNYKVGQGIVLDEMAVGCECKNCLEEPINGCCPGASLHRMAYNEKGQVRIRPGQPIYECNSQCRCSSDCPNRVVQKGIQVDLCIFKTENGRGWGVRTLQHIKKNTFIMEYVGEIITNEEAERRGHVYDCQGSTYLFDLDYVEDVYTVDAAHQGNISHFVNHSCNPNLQVFNVFINNIDERLPRIALFSTRAIRSGEELTFDYKMQIDPMDTESTKMDSSFSLAGLPGSPKKRIRVECRCGSDSCRKYLF from the exons ATGTCCTGGGAGGATCTGGAGGCTCTGTGCCACAGAGAGAAGCTGTCCTGCAAACAGCTGGGGGTGAACCGAGCCAACCCCAAAGTCTATGATGTGGAATTCATCTGCGACTACAAGAAGACTAAG CAGGAGGAGTTCTACCTGTTGAAGTGGAAGGGCTTCCCAGAGTCTGATAACAGCTGGGAACCCAAGAGGAACCTTAAATGCCCCAAACTGATAAAGCAGTTCCACCTGGACCTGGATCAGCAGCTGAGGCGCCAAAAGAGACGCTGCATCCCGAAAAAACTTGATAAGGAAATTTCCTTGTTCCTGGTCCAAAAGGCCAAGCTCCGTCAGCGTCTGCAGCGCTGGGAGGCCCATCTGAACCAGACTCGCAACCACCCGGGCCGTATTTTTGTTACAAACGAAGTGGACCTTGAGGGCCCTCCAAAGAACTTCACCTACATCAACAACTACAAAGTAGGCCAAGGGATTGTGTTAGATGAGATGGCGGTGGGCTGTGAGTGTAAAAACTGTTTGGAGGAGCCAATAAACGGCTGCTGCCCCGGGGCCTCGCTGCACCGCATGGCCTACAATGAGAAGGGCCAGGTCCGGATCCGACCGGGACAGCCCATATACGAGTGTAACTCCCAGTGCCGCTGCAGCTCTGATTGTCCAAACAGAGTGGTGCAGAAGGGCATCCAGGTTGACCTGTGCATCTTTAAGACGGAGAATGGCCGGGGCTGGGGGGTGCGCACACTGCAGCACATCAAGAAGAACACCTTCATCATGGAATACGTGGGGGAG ATCATCACGAATGAGGAAGCCGAGAGGAGGGGTCATGTGTACGACTGCCAGGGCTCCACGTACCTGTTTGACCTGGACTATGTGGAGGACGTGTACACAGTGGACGCCGCTCACCAAGGCAACATCTCCCACTTTGTCAACCACAGC TGTAACCCCAACCTGCAGgtatttaatgtgttcatcaacAACATCGATGAGAGGCTCCCAAGAATTGCTTTATTCTCAACACGAGCGATCCGGAGCGGAGAGGAGCTCACATTTGACTACAAGATGCAGA TTGACCCGATGGACACGGAGAGTACCAAGATGGACTCCAGCTTCAGCCTGGCGGGGCTCCCCGGCTCCCCGAAGAAGAGGATCCGAGTGGAGTGTCGCTGTGGATCGGACTCGTGTCGAAAATACCTGTTCTGA
- the suv39h1b gene encoding histone-lysine N-methyltransferase SUV39H1b isoform X3, translated as MLFNVRIMKRCSVSCKMSWEDLEALCHREKLSCKQLGVNRANPKVYDVEFICDYKKTKQEEFYLLKWKGFPESDNSWEPKRNLKCPKLIKQFHLDLDQQLRRQKRRCIPKKLDKEISLFLVQKAKLRQRLQRWEAHLNQTRNHPGRIFVTNEVDLEGPPKNFTYINNYKVGQGIVLDEMAVGCECKNCLEEPINGCCPGASLHRMAYNEKGQVRIRPGQPIYECNSQCRCSSDCPNRVVQKGIQVDLCIFKTENGRGWGVRTLQHIKKNTFIMEYVGEIITNEEAERRGHVYDCQGSTYLFDLDYVEDVYTVDAAHQGNISHFVNHSCNPNLQVFNVFINNIDERLPRIALFSTRAIRSGEELTFDYKMQIDPMDTESTKMDSSFSLAGLPGSPKKRIRVECRCGSDSCRKYLF; from the exons ATGCTGTTTAACGTCCGCATCATGAAAC gttgCAGTGTGTCCTGCAAGATGTCCTGGGAGGATCTGGAGGCTCTGTGCCACAGAGAGAAGCTGTCCTGCAAACAGCTGGGGGTGAACCGAGCCAACCCCAAAGTCTATGATGTGGAATTCATCTGCGACTACAAGAAGACTAAG CAGGAGGAGTTCTACCTGTTGAAGTGGAAGGGCTTCCCAGAGTCTGATAACAGCTGGGAACCCAAGAGGAACCTTAAATGCCCCAAACTGATAAAGCAGTTCCACCTGGACCTGGATCAGCAGCTGAGGCGCCAAAAGAGACGCTGCATCCCGAAAAAACTTGATAAGGAAATTTCCTTGTTCCTGGTCCAAAAGGCCAAGCTCCGTCAGCGTCTGCAGCGCTGGGAGGCCCATCTGAACCAGACTCGCAACCACCCGGGCCGTATTTTTGTTACAAACGAAGTGGACCTTGAGGGCCCTCCAAAGAACTTCACCTACATCAACAACTACAAAGTAGGCCAAGGGATTGTGTTAGATGAGATGGCGGTGGGCTGTGAGTGTAAAAACTGTTTGGAGGAGCCAATAAACGGCTGCTGCCCCGGGGCCTCGCTGCACCGCATGGCCTACAATGAGAAGGGCCAGGTCCGGATCCGACCGGGACAGCCCATATACGAGTGTAACTCCCAGTGCCGCTGCAGCTCTGATTGTCCAAACAGAGTGGTGCAGAAGGGCATCCAGGTTGACCTGTGCATCTTTAAGACGGAGAATGGCCGGGGCTGGGGGGTGCGCACACTGCAGCACATCAAGAAGAACACCTTCATCATGGAATACGTGGGGGAG ATCATCACGAATGAGGAAGCCGAGAGGAGGGGTCATGTGTACGACTGCCAGGGCTCCACGTACCTGTTTGACCTGGACTATGTGGAGGACGTGTACACAGTGGACGCCGCTCACCAAGGCAACATCTCCCACTTTGTCAACCACAGC TGTAACCCCAACCTGCAGgtatttaatgtgttcatcaacAACATCGATGAGAGGCTCCCAAGAATTGCTTTATTCTCAACACGAGCGATCCGGAGCGGAGAGGAGCTCACATTTGACTACAAGATGCAGA TTGACCCGATGGACACGGAGAGTACCAAGATGGACTCCAGCTTCAGCCTGGCGGGGCTCCCCGGCTCCCCGAAGAAGAGGATCCGAGTGGAGTGTCGCTGTGGATCGGACTCGTGTCGAAAATACCTGTTCTGA
- the suv39h1b gene encoding histone-lysine N-methyltransferase SUV39H1b isoform X2, giving the protein MLFLHFGGCVENMAEYLKGCSVSCKMSWEDLEALCHREKLSCKQLGVNRANPKVYDVEFICDYKKTKEEFYLLKWKGFPESDNSWEPKRNLKCPKLIKQFHLDLDQQLRRQKRRCIPKKLDKEISLFLVQKAKLRQRLQRWEAHLNQTRNHPGRIFVTNEVDLEGPPKNFTYINNYKVGQGIVLDEMAVGCECKNCLEEPINGCCPGASLHRMAYNEKGQVRIRPGQPIYECNSQCRCSSDCPNRVVQKGIQVDLCIFKTENGRGWGVRTLQHIKKNTFIMEYVGEIITNEEAERRGHVYDCQGSTYLFDLDYVEDVYTVDAAHQGNISHFVNHSCNPNLQVFNVFINNIDERLPRIALFSTRAIRSGEELTFDYKMQIDPMDTESTKMDSSFSLAGLPGSPKKRIRVECRCGSDSCRKYLF; this is encoded by the exons ATGTTGTTTCTCCATTTTGGCGGCTGTGTGGAAAACATGGCGGAATATTTGAAAG gttgCAGTGTGTCCTGCAAGATGTCCTGGGAGGATCTGGAGGCTCTGTGCCACAGAGAGAAGCTGTCCTGCAAACAGCTGGGGGTGAACCGAGCCAACCCCAAAGTCTATGATGTGGAATTCATCTGCGACTACAAGAAGACTAAG GAGGAGTTCTACCTGTTGAAGTGGAAGGGCTTCCCAGAGTCTGATAACAGCTGGGAACCCAAGAGGAACCTTAAATGCCCCAAACTGATAAAGCAGTTCCACCTGGACCTGGATCAGCAGCTGAGGCGCCAAAAGAGACGCTGCATCCCGAAAAAACTTGATAAGGAAATTTCCTTGTTCCTGGTCCAAAAGGCCAAGCTCCGTCAGCGTCTGCAGCGCTGGGAGGCCCATCTGAACCAGACTCGCAACCACCCGGGCCGTATTTTTGTTACAAACGAAGTGGACCTTGAGGGCCCTCCAAAGAACTTCACCTACATCAACAACTACAAAGTAGGCCAAGGGATTGTGTTAGATGAGATGGCGGTGGGCTGTGAGTGTAAAAACTGTTTGGAGGAGCCAATAAACGGCTGCTGCCCCGGGGCCTCGCTGCACCGCATGGCCTACAATGAGAAGGGCCAGGTCCGGATCCGACCGGGACAGCCCATATACGAGTGTAACTCCCAGTGCCGCTGCAGCTCTGATTGTCCAAACAGAGTGGTGCAGAAGGGCATCCAGGTTGACCTGTGCATCTTTAAGACGGAGAATGGCCGGGGCTGGGGGGTGCGCACACTGCAGCACATCAAGAAGAACACCTTCATCATGGAATACGTGGGGGAG ATCATCACGAATGAGGAAGCCGAGAGGAGGGGTCATGTGTACGACTGCCAGGGCTCCACGTACCTGTTTGACCTGGACTATGTGGAGGACGTGTACACAGTGGACGCCGCTCACCAAGGCAACATCTCCCACTTTGTCAACCACAGC TGTAACCCCAACCTGCAGgtatttaatgtgttcatcaacAACATCGATGAGAGGCTCCCAAGAATTGCTTTATTCTCAACACGAGCGATCCGGAGCGGAGAGGAGCTCACATTTGACTACAAGATGCAGA TTGACCCGATGGACACGGAGAGTACCAAGATGGACTCCAGCTTCAGCCTGGCGGGGCTCCCCGGCTCCCCGAAGAAGAGGATCCGAGTGGAGTGTCGCTGTGGATCGGACTCGTGTCGAAAATACCTGTTCTGA
- the si:dkey-16n15.6 gene encoding organic solute transporter subunit alpha isoform X3, whose translation MNNSDDPLQSVLSVGGGCLSQSVFVSQVFALTSLIALYVPRSSSLCNFIASLYHSTTLLKFMGLITDFFGGKAQMLAALSGHQVSPDPFPCCCCCCLPMVAINSSSRAWMMAAVLQLSVVRSILFFVTLVLWTDEQYDYGDVDSVNPNLYVNGIICVSTFVSFYGHLLFYKATNSALHGYGLRAKFICVIVVLVLCGLQSGILETMGALEVIPCTPPFSVLTRSQLIYHYCVIVEMFCIGLFARHTFRKVEPSVVEDMEGAISVRQLEKAVQTDSVHMTLHKPSGRCLVSVSNPSYSSDSEESLCRIEHAPLDGFPFPKARGQQPGRPEPGEPRSAEELGTDCNHVSVRADINYQVSKDFTVV comes from the exons ATGAACAATAGTGATGATCCACTTCAAAGTGTCCTGAGTGTTGGTGGGGGGTGCCTGTctcagtctgtgtttgtgtctcaggtGTTTGCCCTGACCTCGCTCATCGCGCTGTACGTGCCTCGCTCCTCCTCGCTCTGTAACTTCATCGCCTCACT gtATCACTCCACCACCTTGCTGAAATTCATGGGACTGATCACAGACTTCTTCGGGGGGAAAGCTCAGATGTTGGCGGCTCTGTCTGGACACCAGGTATCTCCAGATCCCttcccctgctgctgctgctgctgcctgcccATGGTGGCCATCAAcag cagcagccggGCCTGGATGATGGCGGCGGTCCTGCAGCTCTCAGTGGTCCGCAGCATCTTGTTCTTCGTCACTCTGGTGCTGTGGACAGACGAACAGTATGACTATGGTGAT GTGGACTCAGTCAATCCCAACCTGTACGTCAACGGTATCATATGTGTCTCCACCTTCGTGTCCTTCTACGGCCACCTGCTCTTTTACAAAGCCACCAACAGTGCTCTGCATGGCTACGGACTGAGAGCCAAGTTCATCTGCGTCATCGTGGTGTTGGTGCTGTGCGGCCTGCAGAGTGGCATCCTGGAGACAATGGGTGCTCTGGAGGTCATCCCCTGCACCCCCCCCTTCTCTGTCCTGACCCGGTCCCAGT TGATCTACCACTACTGTGTGATTGTGGAGATGTTCTGCATCGGCCTGTTTGCCCGCCACACATTCCGTAAGGTGGAGCCGAGCGTTGTGGAGGACATGGAGGGAGCCATCAGTGTCAGGCAGTTGGAAAAGGCTGTTCAAACAGACAGCGTTCACATGACGCTTCACAAGCCCAGCGGCCGCTGCCTGGTCAGCGTCTCAAACCCCAGCTACAGCAGCGACAGCGAAGAAAGCCTGTGCAGGATTGAGCACGCCCCCCTGGACGGATTCCCCTTCCCTAAGGCCAGGGGCCAGCAGCCAGGGAGGCCAGAACCAGGGGAGCCCAGGTCAGCAGAGGAACTCGGCACAGATTGTAACCACGTTAGTGTGAGGGCTGATATTAACTACCAGGTCTCTAAGGATTTTACTGTAGTTTGA
- the si:dkey-16n15.6 gene encoding organic solute transporter subunit alpha isoform X4 yields MYPVFALTSLIALYVPRSSSLCNFIASLYHSTTLLKFMGLITDFFGGKAQMLAALSGHQVSPDPFPCCCCCCLPMVAINSSSRAWMMAAVLQLSVVRSILFFVTLVLWTDEQYDYGDVDSVNPNLYVNGIICVSTFVSFYGHLLFYKATNSALHGYGLRAKFICVIVVLVLCGLQSGILETMGALEVIPCTPPFSVLTRSQLIYHYCVIVEMFCIGLFARHTFRKVEPSVVEDMEGAISVRQLEKAVQTDSVHMTLHKPSGRCLVSVSNPSYSSDSEESLCRIEHAPLDGFPFPKARGQQPGRPEPGEPRSAEELGTDCNHVSVRADINYQVSKDFTVV; encoded by the exons ATGTACCCG gtGTTTGCCCTGACCTCGCTCATCGCGCTGTACGTGCCTCGCTCCTCCTCGCTCTGTAACTTCATCGCCTCACT gtATCACTCCACCACCTTGCTGAAATTCATGGGACTGATCACAGACTTCTTCGGGGGGAAAGCTCAGATGTTGGCGGCTCTGTCTGGACACCAGGTATCTCCAGATCCCttcccctgctgctgctgctgctgcctgcccATGGTGGCCATCAAcag cagcagccggGCCTGGATGATGGCGGCGGTCCTGCAGCTCTCAGTGGTCCGCAGCATCTTGTTCTTCGTCACTCTGGTGCTGTGGACAGACGAACAGTATGACTATGGTGAT GTGGACTCAGTCAATCCCAACCTGTACGTCAACGGTATCATATGTGTCTCCACCTTCGTGTCCTTCTACGGCCACCTGCTCTTTTACAAAGCCACCAACAGTGCTCTGCATGGCTACGGACTGAGAGCCAAGTTCATCTGCGTCATCGTGGTGTTGGTGCTGTGCGGCCTGCAGAGTGGCATCCTGGAGACAATGGGTGCTCTGGAGGTCATCCCCTGCACCCCCCCCTTCTCTGTCCTGACCCGGTCCCAGT TGATCTACCACTACTGTGTGATTGTGGAGATGTTCTGCATCGGCCTGTTTGCCCGCCACACATTCCGTAAGGTGGAGCCGAGCGTTGTGGAGGACATGGAGGGAGCCATCAGTGTCAGGCAGTTGGAAAAGGCTGTTCAAACAGACAGCGTTCACATGACGCTTCACAAGCCCAGCGGCCGCTGCCTGGTCAGCGTCTCAAACCCCAGCTACAGCAGCGACAGCGAAGAAAGCCTGTGCAGGATTGAGCACGCCCCCCTGGACGGATTCCCCTTCCCTAAGGCCAGGGGCCAGCAGCCAGGGAGGCCAGAACCAGGGGAGCCCAGGTCAGCAGAGGAACTCGGCACAGATTGTAACCACGTTAGTGTGAGGGCTGATATTAACTACCAGGTCTCTAAGGATTTTACTGTAGTTTGA
- the si:dkey-16n15.6 gene encoding organic solute transporter subunit alpha isoform X1 → MVRGANCSWIGSEIPLSSQFFSAIKDELWLFLIPAGLALILLGLFLEEVGFFLRHIPSSRRQRLYLWILGMYPVFALTSLIALYVPRSSSLCNFIASLYHSTTLLKFMGLITDFFGGKAQMLAALSGHQVSPDPFPCCCCCCLPMVAINSSSRAWMMAAVLQLSVVRSILFFVTLVLWTDEQYDYGDVDSVNPNLYVNGIICVSTFVSFYGHLLFYKATNSALHGYGLRAKFICVIVVLVLCGLQSGILETMGALEVIPCTPPFSVLTRSQLIYHYCVIVEMFCIGLFARHTFRKVEPSVVEDMEGAISVRQLEKAVQTDSVHMTLHKPSGRCLVSVSNPSYSSDSEESLCRIEHAPLDGFPFPKARGQQPGRPEPGEPRSAEELGTDCNHVSVRADINYQVSKDFTVV, encoded by the exons ATGGTAAGAGGGGCCAACTGTAGCTGGATTGGGTCTGAGATCCCTCTGTCCTCACAGTTCTTCAGCG CCATTAAGGATGAGCTGTGGCTCTTCCTCATCCCGGCCGGCCTGGCGCTTATCCTGCTGGGTCTGTTCCTGGAGGAGGTGGGCTTCTTCCTGCGCCACATTCCCTCATCCAGACGACAGCGGCTCTACCTGTGGATATTAGGAATGTACCCG gtGTTTGCCCTGACCTCGCTCATCGCGCTGTACGTGCCTCGCTCCTCCTCGCTCTGTAACTTCATCGCCTCACT gtATCACTCCACCACCTTGCTGAAATTCATGGGACTGATCACAGACTTCTTCGGGGGGAAAGCTCAGATGTTGGCGGCTCTGTCTGGACACCAGGTATCTCCAGATCCCttcccctgctgctgctgctgctgcctgcccATGGTGGCCATCAAcag cagcagccggGCCTGGATGATGGCGGCGGTCCTGCAGCTCTCAGTGGTCCGCAGCATCTTGTTCTTCGTCACTCTGGTGCTGTGGACAGACGAACAGTATGACTATGGTGAT GTGGACTCAGTCAATCCCAACCTGTACGTCAACGGTATCATATGTGTCTCCACCTTCGTGTCCTTCTACGGCCACCTGCTCTTTTACAAAGCCACCAACAGTGCTCTGCATGGCTACGGACTGAGAGCCAAGTTCATCTGCGTCATCGTGGTGTTGGTGCTGTGCGGCCTGCAGAGTGGCATCCTGGAGACAATGGGTGCTCTGGAGGTCATCCCCTGCACCCCCCCCTTCTCTGTCCTGACCCGGTCCCAGT TGATCTACCACTACTGTGTGATTGTGGAGATGTTCTGCATCGGCCTGTTTGCCCGCCACACATTCCGTAAGGTGGAGCCGAGCGTTGTGGAGGACATGGAGGGAGCCATCAGTGTCAGGCAGTTGGAAAAGGCTGTTCAAACAGACAGCGTTCACATGACGCTTCACAAGCCCAGCGGCCGCTGCCTGGTCAGCGTCTCAAACCCCAGCTACAGCAGCGACAGCGAAGAAAGCCTGTGCAGGATTGAGCACGCCCCCCTGGACGGATTCCCCTTCCCTAAGGCCAGGGGCCAGCAGCCAGGGAGGCCAGAACCAGGGGAGCCCAGGTCAGCAGAGGAACTCGGCACAGATTGTAACCACGTTAGTGTGAGGGCTGATATTAACTACCAGGTCTCTAAGGATTTTACTGTAGTTTGA
- the si:dkey-16n15.6 gene encoding organic solute transporter subunit alpha isoform X2, with amino-acid sequence MVRGANCSWIGSEIPLSSQFFSAIKDELWLFLIPAGLALILLGLFLEEVGFFLRHIPSSRRQRLYLWILGMYPVFALTSLIALYVPRSSSLCNFIASLYHSTTLLKFMGLITDFFGGKAQMLAALSGHQVSPDPFPCCCCCCLPMVAINSSRAWMMAAVLQLSVVRSILFFVTLVLWTDEQYDYGDVDSVNPNLYVNGIICVSTFVSFYGHLLFYKATNSALHGYGLRAKFICVIVVLVLCGLQSGILETMGALEVIPCTPPFSVLTRSQLIYHYCVIVEMFCIGLFARHTFRKVEPSVVEDMEGAISVRQLEKAVQTDSVHMTLHKPSGRCLVSVSNPSYSSDSEESLCRIEHAPLDGFPFPKARGQQPGRPEPGEPRSAEELGTDCNHVSVRADINYQVSKDFTVV; translated from the exons ATGGTAAGAGGGGCCAACTGTAGCTGGATTGGGTCTGAGATCCCTCTGTCCTCACAGTTCTTCAGCG CCATTAAGGATGAGCTGTGGCTCTTCCTCATCCCGGCCGGCCTGGCGCTTATCCTGCTGGGTCTGTTCCTGGAGGAGGTGGGCTTCTTCCTGCGCCACATTCCCTCATCCAGACGACAGCGGCTCTACCTGTGGATATTAGGAATGTACCCG gtGTTTGCCCTGACCTCGCTCATCGCGCTGTACGTGCCTCGCTCCTCCTCGCTCTGTAACTTCATCGCCTCACT gtATCACTCCACCACCTTGCTGAAATTCATGGGACTGATCACAGACTTCTTCGGGGGGAAAGCTCAGATGTTGGCGGCTCTGTCTGGACACCAGGTATCTCCAGATCCCttcccctgctgctgctgctgctgcctgcccATGGTGGCCATCAAcag cagccggGCCTGGATGATGGCGGCGGTCCTGCAGCTCTCAGTGGTCCGCAGCATCTTGTTCTTCGTCACTCTGGTGCTGTGGACAGACGAACAGTATGACTATGGTGAT GTGGACTCAGTCAATCCCAACCTGTACGTCAACGGTATCATATGTGTCTCCACCTTCGTGTCCTTCTACGGCCACCTGCTCTTTTACAAAGCCACCAACAGTGCTCTGCATGGCTACGGACTGAGAGCCAAGTTCATCTGCGTCATCGTGGTGTTGGTGCTGTGCGGCCTGCAGAGTGGCATCCTGGAGACAATGGGTGCTCTGGAGGTCATCCCCTGCACCCCCCCCTTCTCTGTCCTGACCCGGTCCCAGT TGATCTACCACTACTGTGTGATTGTGGAGATGTTCTGCATCGGCCTGTTTGCCCGCCACACATTCCGTAAGGTGGAGCCGAGCGTTGTGGAGGACATGGAGGGAGCCATCAGTGTCAGGCAGTTGGAAAAGGCTGTTCAAACAGACAGCGTTCACATGACGCTTCACAAGCCCAGCGGCCGCTGCCTGGTCAGCGTCTCAAACCCCAGCTACAGCAGCGACAGCGAAGAAAGCCTGTGCAGGATTGAGCACGCCCCCCTGGACGGATTCCCCTTCCCTAAGGCCAGGGGCCAGCAGCCAGGGAGGCCAGAACCAGGGGAGCCCAGGTCAGCAGAGGAACTCGGCACAGATTGTAACCACGTTAGTGTGAGGGCTGATATTAACTACCAGGTCTCTAAGGATTTTACTGTAGTTTGA